The sequence below is a genomic window from Ciceribacter thiooxidans.
CTCGATCACCTTGATCATGTCGTTCGGCAGGGGCACCTCAAAGCGCATGACCTCGCCGGTCGAGGGGTGTTCGAACTGCAGCAGATAGGCGTGCAGTGCCTGGCGCGGGAAGCGATTGACGATCGTCCGCGCGGGTTCCGGCAAGAGGTTCGCCTTGGTGCGGAAGGCCGCGCCGTAATCGACGTCACCGATGAGCGGATGGCCGATATGGGCCATGTGGACGCGAATCTGGTGGGTGCGGCCGGTCTCCAGCCGGCACTCGACGAGCGAGGCGATGCAGGTGGAGTCGGGCTTTTCGCCGTAGCGTTCGAGTACCTCGTAATGGGTGATCGCCTCGCGCGCGTCGTCGCTCTCCTCCCGCTTGACGGCCCGCTTGGTGCGGTCGCCGCCGCGGCCAAGGGGCGCGTCGATCGTTCCGTGCAGGCTCCGCGGCCGGCCCCATACGACTGCCTGGTAGGCGCGCTCCAGCGGCCCGGTGCGGCCATGGTCGGCGAACTGGTCGGCGAGGTGGCGATGGGAAAGGTCGTTCTTGGCGACGACAATGACGCCCGACGTGTCCTTGTCGAGCCGATGGACGATGCCCGGCCGTTTGACCCCGCCGATCCCAGACAGGCTGTCGCCGCAATGGTGGATGAGCGCGTTGACGAGCGTTCCCGTCCAGTTGCCGGCTGCCGGATGGACGACGAGTCCCGGCGGCTTGACGACGACGATCAGGTCCTTGTCCTCGTAGACGACGTCGAGGGGGATATCCTCGCCCTTCGGCTGCGGGTCCTCCGGCTCCGGCATCACGATCACCAGGCGGTCGCCGGGGTGGATCTTGCGCTTCGGCTCGGTGGTCGGCTGGTCGTTCAGCGTGACCGCGCCCTGCTCGATCAGCGCCTTGACGCGGCTGCGTGAGAGGCTTCCTTCGAGATGGGCGGCAAGCCAGGCGTCGATGCGACCTTCGGCATCGTCGCCGGTAATCAGCTCTTTCCTTGCGCTTTCGGGTTGGTTAAAGGGGTCGTTCATCCCTGCGATCCTGCGTGACGGCGGTTTCCCGCCCGGTTCGCTCTCGATCAGAACGGGCCACGGCCGGTCGCTCCGAAGGAAAGGCAAGCGTATATGACGAATTTCGAGCCAGAAGAACAGGAAGAAAAACCGCTCGATCCGGCGCTCGAGAACGTCCGCCGAAAGATGGTGCGTCTGCAACTCGTCTCCGCGGGCATCATGTTCGTCAGCCTTATGGCGGTGTTGGCGGCGGTTGTCTACAAGGCGACCAAGACCGAGACGCGTGAACCGGTCGCATCAACCTCGCTCGCCATCCCGGCCGACCAGCCGGTGACGGCGACGGCCAGCCTGCCGCAGGGCTTCACCGTCCAGTCGACATCGCTTTCCGGTGCCCAGATCCTGTTCTTCGGCCAAATGGCCGACGGTACGCGCAAGGCGCTCGTCTTCGACATCACCGTCGGTCGCGTCGTTGCGGACGTGACGGTTGGCGGGCAGTGATCCCAGCTGTATGACGCAGGCGCGCGAAAGAACGGAGATCACCGATCCGGACGATCCGCGCATCGCGGAGTTTCGGCACATCCGCGAGCGCGATCTCACGGGACGTGAAGGACGGTTCGTCGCCGAAGGCACGGTCGTCCTGCGCATGCTGGCGGCTGCACACCGGGCGGGTCGCGGTATCCGCGCGGAAAAGATCCTGCTCCTGCGCAACCGCGCCGCCGGTCTCGCCGACATCCTGTCGCTCTTTCCGGCGGATGTTCCCGTCTACGAGGCGGAGGCTCCGGTGATCGATGCGATCGCCGGGTTTCACCTGCATCGCGGCGTGCTGGCGCTCGGAATACGCGACGCCGCACCGCCGCTGAAGGACCTGTTGCAGGGGTTGGCCGGGGACGCCCTCGTGCTTGCCGCCTGCGGTATTTCCAACCACGACAATATCGGCGCGATGTTCCGCAATGCCGCGGCCTTCGGGGCGAGCGCCGTAGTGCTTGACGAAACTTGTTGCGATCCGCTTTACCGCAAGGCGCTGAGGGTTTCGGTCGGCTCCGTCCTCACCATGCCTTATGCGCGGGAAGGCTCGATCCTCGACATGCTCGGGGCGCTTGCCGAAGCAGGGTTTGCGATCTGGGCGCTGTCGCCGAAGGGCGGGACCGAAATCCGCGACATTACGCCTTCGCCACGGCTGGCGCTGGTGATGGGAACGGAAGGCGAGGGGCTGCCGGAGGCGGTGCTGTCGCGGTTCCACACCGCCCGCATCGCCCAGTCTCCGGACCTCGACAGCCTGAACGTCGGCACGGCGAGCGGGATTGCGCTTTACAGCGCGGCGATGGCGAAGCGCATCCTCTGATCTATTCGGAAGTCGTCTGAACGGCCGCCGTCGGCAGCGACGGATCGAAGGCCACCGCGCGTTCGGCGAGTGACCTGCGGGCCGCGTCGCCGCGGAGCGGAACCCGCGAGAGCAGGGTACGGATCGGCGAGCCGGCGCCTTCCCGGCGGGCGGTAAGCGCGATCATCTTGGCGGCGATCTCGGCGATTTCCTCGCGCAGCGCCTCGTCGTTCGCGGGCGAGGTCGCCTTCATCAGCCGCTCGGTCAGCGCCGTGTGGCGGTGGCGCAGTTCCTCGGCGAGGAGATCAGGATCGATTGTGGCCGCCGGCTGCATCAGCACCAGCGGGTCTTCGGTGGCTTGCTCGGGAATGTCGATCTCCTTGATGTCGGGCGCCGAAATGTTGGCCGCGCGAAGGGCGCGGAGCGCCGCGCGCACCTGGCGGTTGCCGGCCTTCAGGTTCTCCCTGAGCGTCGCGATCTCCTTCGTCCGGCGTTCGATGACGGCATCCTTGTCTACGACCTCGGCCATCAGCCGCGCCAGCCTGTCGTCGAGCCGCAGCAGCTTGTCTTCTTCCTGCGCCAGCCGCATCTCAGCGTCCTTGGCACGGCGGGTGGCGAGCTTCGTCTCCCGCCCCAACTCGTCGCGCTCGGCCCGCAGCGTCTGCACCCGCATCTTCAGGTTCTCGATCTCGGTGTCGCGACCGCTCTTCTCGATCTTGAGGTCGTCGATCTCGCGGTTCATGCGGGAAATGCGCACCACCAGGCGTTCGATCTCGAGGTCCTTGGCGATCGCCGTCTCCTCGGTGCGCTTCAGCGTCGCGTGCAGATGCAGCGCCTCGCTCTCGGCACGCCGGATCTCCGCGCGGAAATTCGCCGCCTCGACACTCATCTCGTCGATCTGGGTGCGGAGGTCCTGGCTTTCGGCAGACAGCCGGCTGGTCTCGGTGGCGAGCGTCTCGTTCTTGATCTTCAGGTCCACGGACTTTTCACGCTCGCGCTTCAAGTCCTGGGACATCCGTGCGTTCTCGGCGGCATAGACGGCGCGGGCCATGTCTTTCTGGGCACGGACCTCGCGCGGGCTGAGCGGCGTCGTCGCCTTCAGGCGTCTCTCGGTGTAGCGGACGATGCGCTTGTGAACCGAGGGGGCGACCAGCATCACCAGGAGAACCGCCGAGAGGAAGCCCAATCCGAACAGCAGTGCATATTCAATCACGATCGCGCCATCTCGACTGAGCTATTGCGGACACCCTGCCTGTCATTAAACACGCGGCTTGCCGGAGAACAAGCGGGCCTGAGAACCGCGGGCGGAGAAAGTCGCCCGATTTTTCGGTTCCCGAACGAAGCGTCTGCCCGCTCAGAAAGGATTCCAGGTCGGCTGACGGGTGAGCTTCAAATAGCCGACATTGATGCCGAGGCGGGCGCCGACACCGGTGCGGATCGGAACGAGGACGACGTTCTGGTTCTTCAGAACGGTCATGCCGAGACCGGCGACGATATAGGCCGAGCCGCTGACGCCGCCGTAGCGGGCAAAGAGGGCGTCGATGCTCGGGAGATCATAGACCAGCATCATCGCGCGCGTGCCGTTGCCGCCGTAATCGAGGCCGAGGGAAGGGCCCTGCCAGAAAACGTCGTGCTGACCGGCATTCTTGGTATAGAGCATGCCCTCGCCGTAGGTCAGGCCGGCAATGAAGGCGCCGGAGCCTTCTTGGCCAAGGATGTAGCCGTTCGGCAGCCCGTACTGGGAAAAGGCCTTCTCGATAACCTTGGCGAGCGCGCCGCTGGTCTCACCGAAGAAGCTGTGACCGGCGTCGACGATCTCCTGGGCGGTGTACTGGTCGCTCGCGGCCGCGACCGGTCCGGCCTGGAAGCCCATGCCGACAAGAAGGACGATCGTCGCCATCAGCGCACGAAGGCCTGCGATCTCGCGGATGAAGTCAAGGCGCATGGGTTCCTCCAAACTTTTCGATGCGGGTGCATCACTATGCCGAGTAAAACTATTTAGTCGTGATCGCCTTAATAATCGGTTTACCAAATATGGTGTCATTATGGCGCGAGGATTCCCGGCCGACCGGGAAGGCCGCTTGCTCATGGCGCCCTGTTTCGCAGGGTGACCGCGCCTCCAGGAGACACCGATGCCGAAGAACGCCAACCTCACTCTCGCCGGTCCCGATCTGGCAGCGCTGCTGTGCAGCCGTGTCTGCCATGACGTGATTTCGCCGGTCGGAGCGATCAACAACGGGTTGGAACTCCTCGACGAAGGCGGCGCCGACGAAGATGCGATGGAACTCATCCGCACCAGCGCGCTCAACGCCTCGGTGCGGCTGAAGTTTGCCCGGTTGGCCTTCGGCGCTTCCGGATCGGTCGGCGCGTCCATCGATACGGGAGAGGCGGAAAAGGCCGCGCGCGATTTCGTTGCAGCCGAAAAGAAGACCGAACTTGCCTGGAACGGCCCGCGGGCGATCATCGCCAAGAACCGGGTCAAGCTGCTGCTCAACCTCTTCCTCGTCGCCTATAGCGCCATTCCGCGGGGCGGCTCGATCGACGTGACGCTCGAAGATCCCGAATTCGAAGCGAAATTCCGCATCACCGCCAAGGGCCGCATGATGCGGGTGCCGGCAAAGTTCGCGGAAATCTGCTCCGGCACCATCGAGGAGGCGATCGACGCCCATTCGATCCAGCCGTATTACACCGTGCTTCTCGCCGAAGAATGCGGCATGGAGATCAAGTATTATCTGACGGACGAGGAAGTCGTCTTCACCGCCGAGCTCGGCTCCGCGGCCTGAGCCGTTACACTGCCCGGTCGTCCGCTCTCGCGGGGCTCCTGTCCCCGTGGGATGCAGCAAAATCTGCCCCGCAACGGGACGAGTGGCGGTAACTTTTCCTTAGCGGTCTCGTCCTAGACTATGTCTCGGCCCAGTGCTGCAATTCGGGGTGGAAAACCGGGAGTCTCTGATGCAACGTCTGATGATCGCAGACAGTTCGGATATCGTCCGCAAGGTCGGCAAGCGTATCCTCTCGGAGATTGGTTTCCTCGTTCTCGAGGCCGCTTCCGCCCGCGATGCGCTGTTGCGCTGCGAGACCGAACTTCCGAATATCCTCATCGTCGACGCGGGACTTGACGGCGCGCTCGACCTCATCACCAATATACGCGCTCTGCCGGACGGCAAGAGCGTGTTGATCTACTACTGCGTGATCGAGGCCGACCTGAAAACCATGATGGCGGGCAAGCGTGCCGGCGCCAACGAGTTCCTGCTGAAACCCTTCGACCGCAAGATCCTGACGCAGATCTTCACCGGCAAGGCGATCGCCGCCTGATCTGACTGAAGAAATCCGCGCTGCCGTCCGCCCGGTCCCGCCGCGGCGGACGAACTGTTTTTTGCACACCGGGGTTTTCCGGGCAAAATCGCAGGCACAAAAAAACCTGCCCCGAAGGGCAGGTTCCAGGAATGCGGGAGGGGAGGGCCCTGTCAGGCCGTTTCCATGTATTCCGAACCATCCGGCTCGCGCAGGACATAGCCGCGGCCCCAGACAGTTTCGATGTAGTTGGCGCCGCCGGCGGCGTTGGCGAGCTTCTTGCGCAGCTTGCAGATGAAGACGTCGATGATCTTCAGTTCCGGCTCGTCCATGCCGCCGTAGAGGTGGTTGAGGAACATTTCCTTGGTGAGCGTGGTGCCCTTGCGCAGCGAAAGGAGCTCCAGCATCTGGTATTCCTTGCCGGTCAGGTGAACACGCTGGCCACCGACCTCGACGGTCTTGGCATCGAGGTTCACGATCAGTTCGCCGGTAATGATGATCGACTGGGCATGGCCCTTCGAACGACGGACGATCGCATGGATGCGGGCGACGAGCTCGTCCTTGTGGAACGGCTTCGTCATGTAGTCGTCGGCGCCGAAGCCGAGGCCACGGACCTTGTCTTCGATACCGGCCATGCCGGAAAGGATGAGGATCGGGGTCTTGACCTTGGAAAGACGGAGCGTACGCAGGACCTCGTAGCCCGACATGTCGGGCAGGTTCAGGTCGAGCAGAATAATGTCGTAATCATAGAGTTTTCCGAGGTCGACGCCTTCTTCACCGAGGTCGGTGGTGTAGACGTTGAAGCTCTCGGATTTGAGCATCAGCTCGATGCTCTGCGCTGTGGCGCTGTCGTCTTCAATGAGTAGAACCCGCATAATTATCCCCTTTACCGCCGCCGAAAGGTCGAGTTGGCCCCCTACGCGATACGGATCCAGTCGTTGCCTGATTTGAAGGCTGCCACCAAATGGTTAACAAATTCTGATTCCCTCTGGCAAGGTGTACCGAATTTATTAAGCAAAGATACCAGTCTCCTGTTTTTTCACAGATTTCGGGCATCGCCATAAGTGAATCAACTTGCGAGGAAAGCACGCTAACCGATTCATTTGACTCATCATTGTCGCAGGCCATTTTCGGACCCTGGCATTTACCGACCCTTAAATGATCGTGCCTATCATTAACGATGCCCGTAAACGAAAGGTTACCAGCGGTAGTTTTTCGTTAACCCCGGCGGACTTTTTGAAGAGACTGATTCGTCCGAGCGGCAAGGGCAGGTAGTTTTGAGCATGTGTGGCGGGGGGTCTCGCATCACGGGAGTATTGCGTATGAAGTCGCGTGAGAGCCTATTGCGCCTGAAGGAATTTCAGGTCGCCGAGAAGCGTCGGCAATTGCAACAACTGCAGACTATGATGTCCGAATTCGATCGCATGGCGAAAGAACTCGAGAACCAGATCATTCTCGAGGAGAAGAAGTCCGGCATTTCCGATCCGAACCATTTCGCCTATCCGACCTTTGCCAAGGCGGCGCGCCAGCGTGCGGACAATCTCCAGATCTCGATCCGGGAACTGAAGGTTCAGCAGGACGCAGCCGAACTGGCGCTGGAAGAGGCGGAGGCCGAAATGGCGAAGGCCGCCGCGCTCGGGGAGCGCGACAGCCAGATGCGCGCCCGCGCATAGGCGGACGCACCTCAAGGGCGTCCAGAACGAATTGCAAAATGCCGCGACCAGAAGTCGCGGCATTTTCGTTTTCAGGTGGAGATATCGGCGGGAACGGTCCGTCGGCCGGTCAGAACTGAATGACGTCGTTCCATTCGGGATGGCGATTTGCCTGCGCCCGGAAGAAGGGGCAGAGCGGGATGATCTTCCAGCCGCCGGCGCGGGCCTGCTCGACGACATGAACGGCAAGTGCCTGGCCGACACCCTTGCCGCGAAGAGCGTCGGCGACCTCGGTATGATCGACGATGATGAGGCGAGGGGAGGTACGCGAATAGGTCATGACGGCATCGGCGCCGTTCAGCGTCGCGCGGTAGCGTCCGCCCGATCCCGTCTCGTCGTGGCTGAAATCCATCTTCCTGCTCCTCGTTGGGGACAATGTTGCGGCGGTGGGCGCCGGTTAGTCGACCGGCGGACCGCGCTTCAATATGGGAGGCGGATTGCAAAACGAAAAGGCGCTCGATGTATTCGAACGCCGGATCGTGGGAGATAGGCTTCAGCCCGCAGGCCGCCAATACGGTTCAGTGGCGGTACTGCTGGATACGGGTGGTGCGAAGGCCCGGCAGGCCGTGGTCGTTGATCGAAGACTGCCAGGAAAGGAACTCCTCGACCGTCAGCGTATAGCGCTCGCAGGCTTCCTCGAGGCTCAGCAGGCCGCCGCGCACCGCGGCGACGACTTCCGCCTTCCGCCGTATGACCCAGCGGCGCGTATTGGCCGGGGGCAGATCGGCGATGGTCAGTGGACTGCCATCGGGGCCGATGACGTATTTTACTCGCGGGCGGATCATATCGGTCATTGGACTCTCTACACATACTCAAGACCACACGAGCGCATGCTAGCCGGGCATCTTTAAAAATTGCCTAAGCAGGCAGTTACGATTTGATAAGAATTCTATCATTTTACCGGCTGTGGTATCCGCTGGGCGATTCTGCGGCTGCCGCTACGTAAATTTGAGCGGAATGCATAGGAGTCATTCCTAAAGAACAGTATTCGTTCTCGTTAAACGATGTATAAGGCCCGCAAACAACGCGGACGGAAGTGCATTTTCTTCGCCGCGAGGCCTTCGTTTCGACGAGCGCACCCTCCTCCGCCCATAAAGACGGATCGTTCTTGCGTCTCGGCCGCGCTGGCCAACAGCATTTCGTCATCGACAGCCATTTTCAGGAAATGCCCGCGAGGGCATGAGGACATCATGTTGACAGGCCGCAATCACGCATACCGTATGTCGGACGACGCGCCGGTCGAGGAGCAGCTTTCCTGCGAGCAGAAGCTTTCCGGCTTGTTGCGGCGCTTCGGACTGGATTTCTATCTCGTTGCAGCCTTCCCCGCGTCGCAAGCCACGGCTTTCGCCGACAGTCTCGTCGCCTCGAACTGGCCCTCCGGCCTCATCAAGGCGTATGACCGGAGCGGATGCTATAAAGAGAGTGCGCTCGTGCGCCAGCTCCG
It includes:
- a CDS encoding DUF1134 domain-containing protein; this encodes MRLDFIREIAGLRALMATIVLLVGMGFQAGPVAAASDQYTAQEIVDAGHSFFGETSGALAKVIEKAFSQYGLPNGYILGQEGSGAFIAGLTYGEGMLYTKNAGQHDVFWQGPSLGLDYGGNGTRAMMLVYDLPSIDALFARYGGVSGSAYIVAGLGMTVLKNQNVVLVPIRTGVGARLGINVGYLKLTRQPTWNPF
- the ctrA gene encoding response regulator transcription factor CtrA translates to MRVLLIEDDSATAQSIELMLKSESFNVYTTDLGEEGVDLGKLYDYDIILLDLNLPDMSGYEVLRTLRLSKVKTPILILSGMAGIEDKVRGLGFGADDYMTKPFHKDELVARIHAIVRRSKGHAQSIIITGELIVNLDAKTVEVGGQRVHLTGKEYQMLELLSLRKGTTLTKEMFLNHLYGGMDEPELKIIDVFICKLRKKLANAAGGANYIETVWGRGYVLREPDGSEYMETA
- a CDS encoding response regulator, translated to MQRLMIADSSDIVRKVGKRILSEIGFLVLEAASARDALLRCETELPNILIVDAGLDGALDLITNIRALPDGKSVLIYYCVIEADLKTMMAGKRAGANEFLLKPFDRKILTQIFTGKAIAA
- a CDS encoding DUF1153 domain-containing protein; this encodes MTDMIRPRVKYVIGPDGSPLTIADLPPANTRRWVIRRKAEVVAAVRGGLLSLEEACERYTLTVEEFLSWQSSINDHGLPGLRTTRIQQYRH
- a CDS encoding GNAT family N-acetyltransferase — its product is MDFSHDETGSGGRYRATLNGADAVMTYSRTSPRLIIVDHTEVADALRGKGVGQALAVHVVEQARAGGWKIIPLCPFFRAQANRHPEWNDVIQF
- the chpT gene encoding histidine phosphotransferase ChpT: MPKNANLTLAGPDLAALLCSRVCHDVISPVGAINNGLELLDEGGADEDAMELIRTSALNASVRLKFARLAFGASGSVGASIDTGEAEKAARDFVAAEKKTELAWNGPRAIIAKNRVKLLLNLFLVAYSAIPRGGSIDVTLEDPEFEAKFRITAKGRMMRVPAKFAEICSGTIEEAIDAHSIQPYYTVLLAEECGMEIKYYLTDEEVVFTAELGSAA
- a CDS encoding TrmH family RNA methyltransferase, coding for MTQARERTEITDPDDPRIAEFRHIRERDLTGREGRFVAEGTVVLRMLAAAHRAGRGIRAEKILLLRNRAAGLADILSLFPADVPVYEAEAPVIDAIAGFHLHRGVLALGIRDAAPPLKDLLQGLAGDALVLAACGISNHDNIGAMFRNAAAFGASAVVLDETCCDPLYRKALRVSVGSVLTMPYAREGSILDMLGALAEAGFAIWALSPKGGTEIRDITPSPRLALVMGTEGEGLPEAVLSRFHTARIAQSPDLDSLNVGTASGIALYSAAMAKRIL
- a CDS encoding RluA family pseudouridine synthase, with amino-acid sequence MNDPFNQPESARKELITGDDAEGRIDAWLAAHLEGSLSRSRVKALIEQGAVTLNDQPTTEPKRKIHPGDRLVIVMPEPEDPQPKGEDIPLDVVYEDKDLIVVVKPPGLVVHPAAGNWTGTLVNALIHHCGDSLSGIGGVKRPGIVHRLDKDTSGVIVVAKNDLSHRHLADQFADHGRTGPLERAYQAVVWGRPRSLHGTIDAPLGRGGDRTKRAVKREESDDAREAITHYEVLERYGEKPDSTCIASLVECRLETGRTHQIRVHMAHIGHPLIGDVDYGAAFRTKANLLPEPARTIVNRFPRQALHAYLLQFEHPSTGEVMRFEVPLPNDMIKVIEALRAI
- a CDS encoding flagellar export protein FliJ, whose amino-acid sequence is MKSRESLLRLKEFQVAEKRRQLQQLQTMMSEFDRMAKELENQIILEEKKSGISDPNHFAYPTFAKAARQRADNLQISIRELKVQQDAAELALEEAEAEMAKAAALGERDSQMRARA